The sequence below is a genomic window from Anaerobaca lacustris.
CCGGCTGCATGCAGGGTCGCAGGGTGCGCTTCTTCACGGCCAAGGCGTTGGTGACCCAGTTGCTGGAGATGGCCGAGCAGAGGCAAGTGGAGCGAACGCTCAAGCAGTTGGAGCGTCAGGACATCCTGATCCTGGATGAGCTCGGCTATGTGCCGTTCTCGCGGACGGCGGCGGAGTTGCTCTTCGAGGTCATCAGCCGCCCCTATGAGCGACTGAGCCTGATCGTCACGACGAATCTGCCGTTCGAGTCCTGGGTGGAGATCTTTGGCTGCGAGCGACTCACTGGCGCGTTGCTGGACCGTCTGACGCATCGCGTGCATATCATCGAGGCCAACGGTCCCAGCTACCGCCTGCGTCAGTCCAAACGACGGCTGCAAAAGGGTGACGCCAAGGGTGATCAGGACGATCTGCCCGAGTCGGCCACTATCGGCTCCGGTGACGCGTAGAAAATGTGAATAGA
It includes:
- the istB gene encoding IS21-like element helper ATPase IstB, with protein sequence MTEQKPQVLLKHYLKKLKLPTMLREYEAVAATCAKENANYVTFLLRLIEREALDREKRSAERRVKNARFPLLKTLDTFDFSAQPSIGQKRVRELMAGEYVDRRENVLFVGNSGTGKTHLASALGFAGCMQGRRVRFFTAKALVTQLLEMAEQRQVERTLKQLERQDILILDELGYVPFSRTAAELLFEVISRPYERLSLIVTTNLPFESWVEIFGCERLTGALLDRLTHRVHIIEANGPSYRLRQSKRRLQKGDAKGDQDDLPESATIGSGDA